From the genome of Sander lucioperca isolate FBNREF2018 chromosome 1, SLUC_FBN_1.2, whole genome shotgun sequence, one region includes:
- the etf1a gene encoding eukaryotic peptide chain release factor subunit 1 produces MADDPSAADRNVEIWKIKKLIKSLEAARGNGTSMISLIIPPKDQISRVAKMLADEFGTASNIKSRVNRLSVLGAITSVQQRLKLYNKVPPNGLVVYCGTIVTEEGKEKKVNIDFEPFKPINTSLYLCDNKFHTEALTALLSDDSKFGFIVIDGSGALFGTLQGNTREVLHKFTVDLPKKHGRGGQSALRFARLRMEKRHNYVRKVAETAVQLFVSNDKVNVAGMVLAGSADFKTELSQSDMFDPRLQAKVLKLVDISYGGENGFNQAIELSAEVLSNVKFIQEKKLIGRYFDEISQDTGKYCFGVEDTLKALEMGAVEILIVYENLDTMRYILRVHGAESNGAENDEKTLYLTPEQEKDKSHFTDKETGQEHELIESMPLLEWFANNYKKFGATLEIVTDKSQEGSQFVKGFGGIGGILRYRVDFQGMEYQGEDDEFFDLDDY; encoded by the exons ATGGCGGACGACCCCAGCGCGGCGGACAGGAACGTGGAGATATGGAAAATCAAGAAGCTGATCAAAAGTTTGGAAGCTGCCCGTGG TAATGGCACCAGTATGATCTCACTGATCATCCCTCCCAAGGACCAGATATCTAGAGTGGCCAAGATGTTGGCTGATGAGTTTGGCACCGCTTCTAACATTAAGAGCCGAGTCAACAGGCTCTCTGTTCTCGGAGCCATCACCTCTGTACAGCAAAGACTAAAACTCTACAACAAGG TGCCACCCAATGGTTTGGTCGTGTACTGTGGCACCATTGTGACCGAGGAAGGCAAGGAGAAGAAAGTCAATATTGACTTTGAGCCTTTTAAGCCAATCAACACCTCCCTGTACCTCTGCGACAATAAGTTCCACACCGAG GCATTGACAGCCCTGCTCTCTGATGACAGTAAGTTTGGCTTTATTGTGATCGACGGTAGTGGGGCACTGTTTGGCACGCTGCAGGGCAACACCAGGGAGGTGCTGCACAAGTTCACTGTGGACCTACCCAAGAAGCACG GCAGAGGAGGGCAGTCTGCTCTGCGTTTTGCTCGTCTGAGAATGGAGAAGAGACACAACTATGTGAGAAAGGTGGCTGAGACGGCTGTCCAGCTCTTTGTGTCCAACGACAAAGTTAATGTGGCAGGAATGGTCTTGGCTGGCTCTGCCGACTTCAAGACCGAGCTCAGCCAATCGGACATGTTCGACCCA AGGTTACAGGCCAAGGTTTTGAAGCTGGTGGATATCTCCTATGGTGGAGAGAATGGTTTCAACCAGGCTATTGAGCTCTCTGCAGAGGTTCTCTCTAACGTCAAGTTCATCCAGGAGAAGAAGCTCATAG GGCGGTACTTTGATGAGATCAGTCAGGACACGGGGAAGTACTGTTTTGGTGTGGAGGACACACTTAAAGCCCTGGAGATGGGAGCAGTGGAGATCCTCATAGTCTACGAAAACTTAGACACCATGCGTTACATTCTACGTGTACATGGGGCAGAGAGCAACGGAGCAGAGAACG ATGAGAAGACTTTGTACTTGACGCCAGAGCAGGAGAAAGACAAGTCTCACTTTACAGACAAGGAG ACGGGGCAGGAACACGAGTTGATCGAGAGCATGCCACTGCTGGAGTGGTTTGCTAACAACTACAAGAAATTTGGAGCCACGCTGGAGATAGTCACAGACAAGAGCCAGGAAGGGTCCCAGTTTGTCAAGGGCTTTGGAGGCATTGGGG GTATCTTGCGGTACAGGGTGGATTTCCAGGGCATGGAGTACCAAGGAGAGGACGATGAGTTCTTCGATTTGGATGACTACTAG